One genomic segment of Gemmatimonadota bacterium includes these proteins:
- a CDS encoding ABC transporter permease subunit, with protein sequence MQGLLAIWGRELKAYFISPIFYALSTVFIFIVSFMFFYSLQSYTQYFMQVAQYPTMMERININEMIMRPLFNTISFVAVLTLMPMLTMRVFSEEKKTGTIELLLTSPVRDWHVILGKFLAAFTLYTAMIGLTIIYPLVLQVYGDPDWGPIWAGYLGLVLLGGGVITIGLFASSLTENQIVAAVICFGAALILWMMDVAAESMTGMLGEVVGYLSVLRHYNTFEKGIVDSTDCLFFLSFIFLGLFITVRSVESTRWRG encoded by the coding sequence ATGCAGGGATTGCTGGCCATCTGGGGACGTGAATTGAAGGCCTATTTCATTTCACCCATCTTCTACGCACTTTCGACCGTGTTTATTTTTATCGTAAGTTTCATGTTTTTCTATAGCTTACAGAGTTACACCCAGTATTTCATGCAGGTCGCGCAGTACCCGACGATGATGGAGCGCATCAACATCAACGAGATGATTATGCGCCCGTTGTTCAATACCATCAGTTTCGTGGCCGTGCTGACGCTCATGCCCATGCTCACCATGCGGGTCTTTTCCGAAGAAAAGAAGACCGGCACGATCGAGCTGCTGCTGACCTCGCCGGTCCGGGACTGGCACGTGATCCTGGGTAAGTTCCTGGCGGCCTTCACCCTGTACACGGCCATGATCGGGCTGACGATCATCTACCCGCTGGTGCTCCAGGTGTACGGCGATCCCGACTGGGGCCCCATATGGGCCGGCTACCTCGGTCTCGTTCTCCTCGGGGGCGGCGTGATCACCATCGGGCTCTTCGCCTCCTCGCTGACGGAGAACCAGATCGTGGCCGCCGTGATCTGCTTCGGCGCCGCGCTCATACTCTGGATGATGGATGTAGCGGCGGAATCGATGACCGGTATGCTCGGCGAGGTGGTCGGGTACCTGTCCGTGCTGAGGCACTACAATACCTTCGAGAAGGGGATCGTCGACTCGACGGACTGCCTCTTTTTCCTGAGTTTCATCTTCCTGGGCCTGTTCATCACGGTCCGGTCGGTTGAATCGACACGCTGGCGGGGCTGA
- a CDS encoding co-chaperone GroES — protein MNVQPLGDRVLVKRLEEEEVQRGGIIIPDTAKEKPQQGEVVAAGPGRVGDNGDRVSLEVKVGDKILFGKYSGTEVNLDDSEYLMMREEDILGIVS, from the coding sequence ATGAACGTACAACCTTTGGGCGACCGGGTCCTGGTCAAGCGCCTCGAGGAAGAAGAGGTACAGCGCGGCGGTATCATCATTCCCGATACGGCCAAGGAAAAGCCGCAGCAGGGCGAGGTCGTGGCGGCCGGTCCGGGGCGCGTCGGCGACAACGGCGACCGCGTGTCGCTGGAAGTCAAGGTCGGCGACAAGATCCTCTTTGGCAAATACTCCGGCACGGAAGTCAATCTGGATGATTCCGAATACCTCATGATGCGGGAAGAGGACATCCTGGGTATCGTGTCGTAG
- a CDS encoding nucleotidyltransferase domain-containing protein: MSTHLKEAANQLGWWLRLPPTNLIDRGDHVRFRHALYLMIHQTATVLYGMNGLPETMYYPSRLEGARNRLNGLSRAPENAGDALWTLATERVPEKVWAAASRLMRDILKLLNEFGGEQDSLDQDIENGSFKPDQSRDPGELYALAAETAERIRLLEGASVVALGGSLGRGYADRQSDIDLLVFGPGIPREADRRRLITAWLKIRRDPLIEPACDSVVLDGAMIHIRYWSMQTVEDMLAEFPMPPEQRILAEELQNCHPLVDPDGRLKEWKAVLGRLPDELVRSVTAEAQHRLPLFRDQWQKAQDADDRIHLYCLANQAANDLLIALYIRNGRFLSVPKWMNRDIPSFNFLPAELGTRLPLLVDGMDERIDSESKWQVLEGFWEELVK; encoded by the coding sequence ATGTCGACCCACCTGAAAGAAGCGGCGAACCAACTCGGATGGTGGTTGCGGCTTCCCCCGACTAACCTGATAGATCGCGGCGATCACGTCCGTTTCCGCCACGCCCTCTACCTGATGATCCACCAGACCGCCACCGTGCTCTACGGGATGAACGGCCTGCCGGAGACCATGTATTATCCGTCGCGGCTCGAAGGCGCGCGAAACCGGCTGAACGGGTTGTCCAGAGCACCGGAAAACGCCGGCGATGCCCTCTGGACGCTCGCGACCGAACGAGTACCTGAAAAGGTGTGGGCGGCCGCGTCCCGGCTGATGCGGGATATCCTGAAATTGTTGAACGAATTCGGTGGCGAACAGGATTCATTGGACCAGGATATCGAGAATGGGTCCTTCAAGCCCGATCAGTCCCGGGATCCTGGTGAGCTGTACGCCCTTGCCGCCGAAACAGCGGAAAGGATCAGGCTTCTCGAGGGAGCGAGCGTCGTTGCGCTGGGTGGATCCCTGGGAAGAGGTTATGCCGACCGCCAGTCGGATATCGACCTGCTCGTTTTCGGACCGGGCATTCCCCGGGAGGCCGACCGCCGCCGGTTGATCACTGCCTGGCTGAAAATACGCCGCGATCCTCTGATAGAGCCGGCATGCGACAGCGTGGTGCTTGACGGGGCAATGATCCACATCCGTTACTGGTCCATGCAGACCGTAGAGGATATGCTGGCGGAGTTTCCAATGCCGCCCGAGCAGCGGATTCTCGCCGAGGAGTTGCAGAACTGCCACCCGCTGGTCGATCCGGATGGGCGGCTGAAGGAGTGGAAGGCGGTACTCGGGCGCCTGCCCGATGAACTGGTGAGGTCAGTTACTGCGGAAGCACAGCATCGGCTGCCCCTGTTCCGGGACCAGTGGCAAAAGGCACAGGATGCCGACGACCGGATCCATCTCTACTGCCTGGCCAACCAGGCCGCGAACGATTTGTTGATCGCGCTGTACATACGAAACGGGCGGTTTCTGAGCGTACCCAAGTGGATGAATCGCGATATCCCTTCGTTTAACTTCCTGCCGGCAGAACTGGGAACGCGATTGCCCCTACTGGTTGACGGAATGGACGAAAGGATAGACTCGGAGTCAAAATGGCAGGTACTAGAGGGATTCTGGGAGGAGTTGGTGAAATAG
- a CDS encoding Ldh family oxidoreductase, with product MPVVPFDQLNSLSRAVFEATGIPAEDAHILADHLTTSNLLGHDSHGVWFMPRYVPSLKSDYKPWEDHIVMADRPGFAQIDGNGANGIVAVTKALALAVEKARSATIGMIALRNVSHIGRLGDFPPRIAEQGMIGMVGLNGGGEFVAPYGSADRRLRPEPIAFAVPREKGPPLMLDMTLSVVAGGKVEQKIERGEPMPDGWLIDQQGRYVNDGSRYHAEPDQVAVLPLGGLQFGHKGHGLAMMIEMIIGPLSNAGCTGGKGGGGILIAALDIEAFMDPADYKAEIEAHVAYVGSAKPLPGFEKVYAPGEIEEDVRQQRLAEGIYIPDKTWNTISETAAELGVEMPTV from the coding sequence ATGCCCGTAGTGCCCTTCGACCAGCTCAACAGCCTGAGCCGCGCGGTCTTCGAGGCGACCGGCATCCCGGCTGAAGACGCCCATATCCTCGCCGATCACCTGACGACCAGCAACCTGCTCGGGCACGATTCACACGGCGTGTGGTTCATGCCCCGCTACGTCCCGTCCCTGAAGTCGGACTATAAGCCCTGGGAGGACCATATCGTGATGGCGGACCGGCCCGGATTCGCGCAGATAGACGGGAACGGCGCCAACGGCATCGTGGCGGTGACGAAGGCCCTGGCCCTGGCGGTGGAAAAAGCGCGCAGCGCCACGATCGGCATGATCGCCCTGCGGAACGTCTCCCACATCGGCCGGCTGGGGGACTTCCCCCCGCGGATCGCCGAACAGGGCATGATCGGCATGGTGGGCCTCAACGGCGGCGGCGAATTCGTGGCGCCCTACGGCAGTGCAGACCGGCGCCTGCGACCCGAGCCCATTGCCTTCGCCGTGCCCCGGGAAAAGGGGCCGCCCCTCATGCTGGACATGACGCTCAGCGTGGTCGCGGGCGGCAAGGTAGAACAGAAGATCGAGCGCGGCGAGCCCATGCCGGACGGGTGGCTGATCGACCAGCAGGGCCGCTACGTGAACGACGGCAGCCGGTATCACGCCGAGCCGGACCAGGTGGCCGTGCTGCCCCTGGGCGGCCTGCAGTTCGGCCACAAGGGACACGGCCTGGCCATGATGATCGAGATGATTATCGGTCCCCTGTCGAACGCAGGTTGCACGGGCGGCAAGGGCGGCGGCGGGATCCTGATCGCCGCATTGGATATCGAAGCCTTCATGGACCCGGCCGATTACAAGGCGGAAATCGAAGCCCACGTGGCCTACGTGGGTTCGGCGAAACCCCTACCGGGATTCGAGAAGGTTTACGCCCCCGGCGAGATCGAGGAGGACGTCCGGCAGCAGCGGCTTGCCGAGGGCATCTACATCCCGGACAAGACCTGGAACACGATCTCGGAAACCGCGGCCGAGCTTGGCGTGGAAATGCCGACTGTATAG
- a CDS encoding DUF58 domain-containing protein, with protein MIPRQIIQKIRQIEIRTRHLVNDVFSGEYHSVFKGRGMEFAEVREYEPGDEIRSIDWNVTARLGRPYIKRFIEERELTVILMADVSASGHFGTVNQMKSEITAEICALLAYAAIQNNDRVGLLMFTDQIEKFIPPKKGRTHILRVIREVLYTRPGHTGTDLTQALEYLNRLLTRRSIVFILSDFLTEDYMKPLRVASKRHDVVAVTITDPRELSLPGIGLIELQDAETGEEVLVDTGDAVWRRQYAEYNEALREARDQQFRVTGVDAIHIRTDEPYIDPLMQFFKLRERKFAR; from the coding sequence TTGATACCCAGGCAGATCATCCAGAAGATCCGGCAGATCGAGATCCGGACCAGGCATCTCGTGAACGACGTGTTCAGCGGCGAGTACCACAGCGTCTTCAAGGGTCGGGGCATGGAGTTCGCCGAGGTGCGCGAATACGAGCCGGGCGACGAGATCCGGTCGATTGACTGGAACGTAACCGCCCGCCTGGGACGTCCCTATATCAAGCGCTTCATCGAGGAACGGGAGCTGACCGTCATTCTCATGGCCGACGTCAGCGCATCGGGCCATTTCGGCACGGTGAACCAGATGAAGAGCGAGATCACCGCGGAGATCTGCGCGCTGCTGGCCTACGCAGCGATCCAGAACAACGACCGAGTCGGCCTGCTCATGTTCACCGACCAGATCGAGAAGTTCATCCCGCCGAAGAAGGGCCGGACCCATATCCTGCGGGTGATACGGGAAGTGCTTTACACCCGGCCCGGCCACACCGGCACCGACCTCACGCAGGCACTTGAATATCTGAACCGGCTGCTGACGCGCCGGAGCATCGTCTTCATCCTTTCCGATTTCCTGACCGAAGACTATATGAAGCCCCTGCGCGTGGCCAGCAAACGGCACGACGTGGTCGCCGTCACGATCACGGACCCGCGGGAACTCAGCCTGCCCGGGATCGGCCTGATCGAGCTGCAGGACGCGGAGACGGGAGAAGAGGTGCTCGTCGACACCGGCGACGCCGTCTGGCGCAGGCAGTATGCCGAATACAACGAAGCCCTCCGCGAAGCGCGCGACCAGCAGTTCAGGGTGACCGGCGTGGATGCCATCCACATCCGCACGGACGAGCCCTATATCGATCCGCTGATGCAGTTCTTCAAGCTGCGCGAACGCAAATTCGCGCGGTGA
- a CDS encoding type II toxin-antitoxin system RelE/ParE family toxin, which translates to MQRIVNYLDKRAEGPGDPRNTGRALVGPLGKLWRYRIGDSRVICDIQTGALRVLVIRVGRRD; encoded by the coding sequence ATACAGCGCATCGTCAATTACTTAGACAAACGCGCTGAAGGCCCTGGTGATCCACGAAACACTGGAAGGGCACTAGTTGGTCCGTTGGGTAAACTGTGGCGATATCGGATCGGAGATTCACGTGTGATCTGCGACATACAGACCGGAGCATTGCGCGTTTTGGTCATACGAGTTGGCAGACGTGATTAA
- the groL gene encoding chaperonin GroEL, whose translation MAKQLKFRDEARRSVLSGVETLAKAVKVTLGPKGRNVVLDKKFGSPTVTKDGVSVAKEIELQDPYENMGAQMVKEVASKTSDIAGDGTTTATVLAEAIYREGLKNVTAGHNPMALKRGIEKAVSAVVDEIEGISQPTAGKTEIAQVATISANNDPEIGDLIANAMEKVGKDGVITVEEAKSMDTMLDVVEGMQFDKGYISPYFVTDSERMECSLEDPYILIHEKKISAMKDLLPILEKVVQQGKSMLIIAEDVEGEALATLVVNKLRGTMRISAVKAPGFGDRRKAMLEDIAILTGGRVITEDIGIKLENVTFEDLGQAKRVVIDKDESTIIEGAGAQSEIEGRIGQIRRQIDETTSDYDREKLQERLAKLAGGVAVINVGAATETEMKEKKARVEDALHATRAAVEEGIVPGGGVVYLRGSGALDGLQVNGDEATGVGILRRALEEPLRHIAANAGAEGSVIIEHVKQKEGAVGYNANTGDYEDLMSAGVIDPAKVTRIALQNASSIASLLLTTETLVTDIPEKEPPPAPGGYGGGGMGGMGGMGGMM comes from the coding sequence GTGGCGAAGCAGTTGAAATTCAGGGATGAAGCCCGGCGCTCCGTGTTGAGCGGTGTGGAGACCCTGGCCAAGGCGGTGAAGGTCACCCTGGGTCCCAAGGGCCGGAACGTGGTGCTCGACAAGAAGTTCGGTTCGCCGACCGTCACGAAGGACGGCGTGTCGGTGGCCAAGGAAATCGAATTGCAGGACCCCTACGAGAACATGGGGGCCCAGATGGTCAAGGAAGTGGCTTCGAAGACCAGCGATATCGCCGGCGACGGGACCACGACAGCCACGGTGCTGGCCGAGGCCATCTACCGTGAGGGGCTGAAGAACGTGACCGCCGGTCACAATCCCATGGCCCTGAAGCGCGGTATCGAGAAGGCCGTTTCCGCGGTGGTGGACGAGATCGAGGGCATCAGCCAGCCGACGGCCGGCAAGACCGAGATCGCCCAGGTCGCTACGATTTCCGCCAACAACGACCCCGAGATCGGCGACCTGATCGCCAATGCCATGGAGAAGGTGGGCAAGGACGGGGTCATCACGGTGGAAGAGGCCAAGAGCATGGATACCATGCTCGACGTGGTCGAGGGCATGCAGTTCGACAAGGGGTACATATCCCCGTACTTTGTGACGGACTCCGAACGCATGGAGTGCAGCCTCGAAGATCCCTACATCCTGATCCACGAGAAGAAGATCAGCGCGATGAAGGACCTCCTGCCCATCCTCGAGAAGGTCGTGCAGCAGGGCAAGTCCATGCTGATCATCGCCGAGGACGTGGAAGGCGAGGCCCTGGCCACGCTGGTGGTCAACAAGCTGCGCGGCACCATGCGCATCTCGGCCGTCAAGGCGCCGGGGTTCGGCGACCGCCGCAAGGCCATGCTGGAGGACATCGCGATCCTGACCGGCGGACGGGTGATCACCGAGGACATCGGCATCAAGCTGGAGAACGTGACCTTCGAAGACCTGGGCCAGGCCAAGCGCGTGGTGATCGACAAGGACGAATCGACGATCATCGAAGGCGCCGGTGCCCAGTCCGAGATCGAAGGCCGCATCGGCCAGATCCGGCGCCAGATCGATGAGACGACGTCCGACTACGACCGCGAGAAGCTGCAGGAACGCCTGGCCAAGCTGGCCGGCGGCGTGGCCGTGATCAACGTGGGTGCGGCGACCGAGACGGAAATGAAGGAGAAGAAGGCCCGCGTGGAGGACGCGCTCCACGCGACGCGCGCGGCCGTGGAAGAGGGCATCGTGCCCGGCGGCGGCGTCGTATACCTCAGGGGTAGCGGTGCGCTCGACGGGCTGCAGGTCAACGGTGACGAGGCCACGGGCGTCGGCATCTTGCGGCGCGCCCTCGAGGAGCCGCTGCGCCATATCGCGGCCAATGCCGGCGCGGAGGGTTCGGTCATCATCGAGCACGTGAAGCAGAAGGAAGGCGCCGTGGGATACAACGCCAATACGGGCGACTACGAGGATCTCATGTCGGCCGGCGTGATCGACCCGGCGAAGGTGACGCGTATCGCGCTGCAGAACGCTTCCAGCATCGCGTCCCTCCTGCTGACCACCGAGACCCTGGTGACGGACATTCCCGAGAAGGAGCCACCTCCCGCGCCGGGCGGTTACGGCGGAGGTGGCATGGGCGGCATGGGCGGCATGGGCGGCATGATGTAG
- a CDS encoding Gfo/Idh/MocA family oxidoreductase: MPDRPVRVAVYGTGRFAQATHLPNLSRIDGVEIAALCDINEDALREAAAQFGVARTYTDAHAMLEAEDLDALWSIVPAFARTDVEIAAAERGIQLFSEKPQAIDMALAKWIDAAVRKGGVISTVGFRERYRPIFQEARRLLRDKRVVHVRFQQISHNPKPAAAPPTAWSHQVEKGGVRFFDWGVHATDYTRFMTGQDVLKAQAFLYHPEEYHTPLSSSFHYQLSEGATATLTFIESDPTGPGEEPYFKIYFDGGRLGVFGYERIEVNDEVVYEANPFDPWLAQDQAFVEAVRSGDPGILQSDYHDGLRSLAPILAGWDSARREGDLVDVERFIEEA; the protein is encoded by the coding sequence ATGCCCGACAGACCGGTACGCGTAGCCGTCTACGGAACCGGCCGGTTCGCCCAGGCCACCCACCTGCCCAACCTGAGCCGGATCGACGGCGTCGAGATCGCGGCGCTGTGCGATATCAACGAAGACGCGCTGCGCGAAGCGGCTGCCCAGTTCGGGGTCGCCCGCACCTACACGGACGCCCACGCGATGCTGGAGGCCGAAGACCTCGATGCCCTCTGGTCCATCGTGCCGGCCTTCGCCCGCACCGACGTGGAAATCGCCGCGGCCGAACGCGGCATCCAGCTCTTCAGCGAGAAACCCCAGGCCATCGACATGGCTCTGGCGAAGTGGATCGACGCGGCCGTGCGGAAGGGCGGCGTCATCAGCACGGTGGGCTTCCGGGAACGGTACCGGCCCATCTTCCAGGAAGCCCGGCGGCTGCTCCGGGACAAGCGCGTTGTGCACGTCCGCTTCCAGCAGATCTCGCATAACCCGAAACCGGCCGCCGCTCCCCCCACCGCATGGTCGCACCAGGTGGAGAAGGGCGGCGTCCGCTTCTTCGACTGGGGCGTGCACGCCACGGACTACACCCGGTTCATGACGGGGCAGGACGTCCTCAAGGCCCAGGCATTCCTGTACCATCCGGAGGAATACCATACGCCGCTCTCATCGTCCTTTCATTATCAATTGTCGGAAGGCGCCACGGCGACGCTGACCTTCATCGAATCCGATCCGACCGGCCCGGGCGAAGAGCCCTATTTCAAGATCTATTTCGACGGCGGGAGGCTGGGTGTCTTCGGTTATGAACGGATAGAGGTGAATGACGAGGTCGTCTACGAAGCCAATCCCTTCGACCCGTGGTTGGCCCAGGACCAGGCCTTCGTCGAGGCGGTCCGGTCAGGAGACCCGGGGATTCTTCAAAGCGACTACCACGACGGGCTTAGATCACTCGCGCCGATCCTGGCCGGATGGGATTCGGCACGCCGGGAAGGGGACCTCGTGGACGTGGAGCGGTTTATCGAGGAGGCGTGA
- a CDS encoding MoxR family ATPase codes for MTIDNAHTPDDIKVVHDRIYEQSVFVDRLISEIGKVIVGQEYMIERLLIGLLTNGHILLEGVPGLAKTLAVRTLASTVSARFQRIQFTPDLLPADLTGTMIYQAGSGEFIAKKGPIFAHLILADEINRAPAKVQSALLEAMQEHQVTIGDETFPLEDPFLVLATQNPIEQEGTYPLPEAQVDRFMLKLTTTYPRKEEELEILNRMTSGEPAEVNQVVSLEDIVRARSIINRVYMDDKIKQYIVDLVFATRNPEDYGELAEIRDLVEYGASPRATIYLATAARAHAFLSRRGYVTPEDVKSIGMDVMRHRVIVTYEAEAEDMTSEQILQRVFDCVEIP; via the coding sequence ATGACCATAGACAATGCGCATACACCGGACGACATCAAGGTCGTCCATGACAGGATCTACGAACAGAGCGTCTTTGTCGACCGGCTGATCTCGGAAATCGGCAAGGTGATCGTCGGCCAGGAGTACATGATCGAACGCCTCCTGATCGGCCTGCTGACCAACGGGCACATATTGCTCGAAGGCGTGCCTGGCCTGGCCAAGACCCTGGCCGTGCGCACCCTGGCGTCGACGGTCTCGGCACGATTCCAGCGCATCCAGTTCACGCCGGACCTGCTCCCCGCCGATCTCACGGGCACCATGATCTACCAGGCGGGCAGCGGGGAGTTCATTGCCAAGAAGGGCCCGATTTTCGCCCATCTCATCCTGGCGGACGAGATCAACCGCGCGCCCGCGAAAGTGCAGAGCGCCCTGCTGGAAGCCATGCAGGAGCACCAGGTCACCATCGGAGACGAGACTTTCCCGTTGGAGGATCCCTTCCTGGTACTCGCCACGCAGAACCCCATCGAGCAGGAAGGTACCTACCCCCTTCCGGAGGCCCAGGTCGACCGCTTCATGCTCAAGCTGACGACGACCTATCCCCGCAAGGAAGAGGAGCTGGAGATCCTGAACCGCATGACGTCCGGTGAGCCGGCGGAAGTGAACCAGGTCGTGTCCCTGGAGGATATCGTCCGGGCGAGATCGATCATCAACCGGGTCTACATGGACGACAAGATCAAGCAGTACATCGTCGACCTCGTCTTCGCGACCCGAAACCCGGAAGACTACGGCGAGCTTGCCGAAATCCGCGACCTGGTGGAGTACGGCGCTTCGCCCCGGGCGACGATCTACCTGGCGACGGCCGCGCGCGCGCACGCCTTCCTGAGCCGCAGGGGCTACGTGACGCCCGAGGACGTGAAGTCGATCGGGATGGACGTCATGCGCCACCGCGTCATCGTCACCTACGAAGCCGAGGCCGAGGACATGACCTCGGAACAGATTCTTCAGCGCGTCTTCGACTGTGTAGAGATCCCTTGA
- a CDS encoding CopG family transcriptional regulator, translated as MATSIRLTPEDEKRLESLVSRTGGTKDFYLREIIERGLEDLEDYFVAADVLNRLRSGTDKTYTASEARKKLALDD; from the coding sequence ATGGCGACTTCGATACGACTGACACCTGAAGATGAAAAACGGCTTGAATCATTAGTATCCAGAACGGGCGGCACCAAGGATTTCTACTTGCGTGAAATCATCGAGCGTGGCCTCGAAGACCTGGAAGACTACTTCGTTGCCGCGGACGTACTGAATCGCCTCAGAAGTGGGACGGACAAAACCTATACTGCTTCCGAAGCGAGAAAAAAACTTGCCCTGGACGATTGA
- a CDS encoding ATP-binding cassette domain-containing protein encodes MIEVKDLTKKYGNFTAVRDVSFEVEKGEILGFLGPNAAGKTTTMRVLTCFMPATAGTARVAGFDTFRQSLDVRRRVGYLPENVPLYLDMRVRPYLEFIAKIKDIPSRDRRRAVNRVIELAALQEVEHRIVGHCSKGFRQRVGLAQALIHDPDVLILDEPTNGLDPKQINEVREVIKGLAGDHTIILSSHILPEVSKTCERVVIIDQGRIVAGDTPANLDARLRGSQSISAQIRGPVSEVMDLLKEMDGVVDVKTRSSIGDGLWQYDIDVLPGRDLRSEVASSVVGKNWDLVELTTSGMSLEEIFLELTTQEEEGD; translated from the coding sequence GTGATAGAAGTAAAGGACCTGACCAAGAAGTACGGTAATTTCACCGCGGTCCGGGACGTGAGTTTCGAGGTCGAAAAGGGCGAGATCCTCGGGTTCCTCGGACCGAACGCCGCGGGCAAGACCACGACCATGCGGGTGCTGACGTGCTTCATGCCCGCGACGGCCGGCACCGCCCGGGTGGCGGGGTTCGACACGTTCCGCCAGTCCCTCGACGTGCGCCGCAGGGTGGGATACCTGCCGGAGAACGTACCCCTCTACCTGGACATGCGGGTCCGTCCCTACCTGGAGTTCATCGCCAAGATCAAGGACATCCCGTCCCGTGATCGCCGGAGGGCCGTCAACCGCGTGATCGAGCTGGCCGCCCTGCAAGAGGTCGAGCACCGGATCGTCGGCCACTGTTCCAAGGGGTTTCGCCAGCGGGTGGGCCTGGCCCAGGCGCTGATCCACGATCCCGACGTCCTGATCCTGGACGAGCCGACCAACGGCCTCGACCCCAAGCAGATCAACGAGGTCCGGGAGGTGATCAAGGGCCTGGCCGGGGACCATACCATTATTCTGAGCAGCCATATTCTGCCCGAGGTGAGCAAGACCTGCGAGCGCGTGGTCATCATCGACCAGGGCCGGATCGTGGCCGGGGACACGCCGGCCAACCTGGACGCGCGGCTGCGGGGGTCGCAGTCCATCTCGGCGCAGATCCGGGGGCCGGTCAGCGAGGTGATGGACCTGTTGAAGGAGATGGACGGCGTCGTGGACGTGAAGACCAGGTCTTCCATCGGCGACGGCCTCTGGCAGTACGACATCGACGTCCTGCCGGGCCGGGATCTCCGTTCCGAGGTGGCCTCGTCGGTGGTCGGAAAAAACTGGGACCTCGTGGAACTCACCACGTCCGGCATGAGCCTGGAGGAGATCTTCCTCGAGCTGACGACCCAGGAAGAGGAGGGCGACTGA
- a CDS encoding N-acetyltransferase yields MHWSRAIMNKADTTGSPASNGSDIVIRPAVIGDVPEIMEILQPYIDEDILLPVSVYRLFEQIRYFVVAERDGQVIGCGSLVIIWHDLAEVRSLAVRRGCQGGGIGGRIVDELIVEAEELGVARVFALTYETSFFGRHGFEVVDRDTLPHKVWKDCTNCARFTHCDEIAVARTLIPEDQRKPVPALPDMQQDPTLIMPSPAPQ; encoded by the coding sequence ATGCATTGGAGCAGAGCGATCATGAATAAAGCGGACACAACCGGGTCGCCGGCATCGAACGGTAGCGACATCGTCATCCGCCCGGCCGTGATCGGGGACGTTCCCGAGATCATGGAGATCCTCCAGCCTTACATCGACGAGGACATCCTCCTCCCGGTGTCGGTTTACCGCCTCTTCGAGCAGATCCGGTATTTCGTCGTCGCCGAACGCGACGGACAGGTGATCGGGTGCGGATCGCTCGTCATCATCTGGCACGACCTGGCGGAGGTGCGGTCGCTGGCCGTCCGGAGAGGATGCCAGGGCGGCGGAATCGGCGGGCGCATCGTCGACGAGCTGATCGTAGAGGCCGAGGAACTGGGCGTCGCCCGGGTATTCGCCCTGACCTACGAGACCAGCTTCTTCGGCCGTCACGGTTTCGAGGTGGTCGACCGCGATACCCTGCCGCACAAGGTCTGGAAGGACTGTACCAACTGCGCCCGTTTCACCCATTGCGACGAAATCGCCGTGGCCCGGACGCTGATCCCCGAAGACCAGCGGAAACCGGTACCCGCCCTGCCCGACATGCAGCAGGACCCCACGCTGATCATGCCTTCTCCCGCGCCACAGTAA